A region of Vigna radiata var. radiata cultivar VC1973A chromosome 6, Vradiata_ver6, whole genome shotgun sequence DNA encodes the following proteins:
- the LOC106763793 gene encoding GDSL esterase/lipase EXL2, translated as MKIPLSSSTFNSVLILSVIFLVDICKTCESAKLSVPAVLVFGDSIVDTGNNNKILATSARCNFPPYGKDFEGGIPTGRFSNGKVPSDFIAEELGVKEFLPAYLDPNLQPDELATGVCFASGGAGYDPLTSQTAGAITLSSQLQMFKEYIVKLNQHVGENRTNFILSNALFFVVLGTNDISNTYFLSHLRQLQYDVPAYSDFLVNSASDFFKEIYELGVRKIGVLSGPPVGCVPYHRTLSGGIERKCIQRYNDAMMLFNDKLSKEIRSLNQKLPNSRIVYMDVYHPLLDIFVNPQKYGYKVGDRGCCGTGTLEVALTCNRLDATCPNVLEYVFWDGFHPTESVYKKLVPIIVQKHMHQFQ; from the exons ATGAAGATccctctttcttcttcaacCTTTAACTCAGTTTTGATTCTGTCAGTGATTTTCTTAGTTGATATCTGCAAAACATGTGAGTCTGCAAAACTTTCAGTTCCTGCAGTGTTGGTGTTTGGAGATTCGATCGTGGACACtggcaacaacaacaagattTTGGCAACATCAGCAAGGTGCAATTTCCCACCATATGGTAAAGATTTTGAGGGAGGGATTCCTACTGGTAGATTTTCCAATGGAAAGGTTCCATCAGACTTCATAG CTGAAGAATTGGGCGTAAAAGAGTTTCTTCCAGCATACTTGGATCCTAATCTCCAACCTGATGAATTAGCCACTGGTGTTTGCTTTGCATCTGGTGGTGCAGGATACGATCCTTTAACATCACAAACTGCA GGAGCTATAACACTATCTAGTCAACTACAAATGTTCAAAGAATACATAGTCAAGCTAAATCAACACGTTGGAGAGAACAGAACAAACTTCATCCTAAGCAACGCTCTTTTCTTTGTCGTCTTAGGCACCAACGACATTTCCAACACCTACTTTTTGTCCCATCTCAGACAACTGCAATACGATGTTCCTGCTTACTCTGACTTCCTTGTTAACTCAGCTTCTGATTTCTTCAAG GAAATATATGAACTAGGAGTACGAAAGATTGGAGTATTAAGTGGGCCACCAGTTGGGTGTGTGCCATATCACAGAACATTGTCTGGTGGAATAGAAAGAAAGTGCATACAAAGGTACAACGATGCAATGATGTTATTTAACGATAAATTATCGAAGGAGATACGTTCCCTCAATCAGAAACTTCCAAACAGTAGGATCGTTTACATGGATGTCTACCACCCTTTACTTGATATCTTTGTGAATCCCCAAAAATATG GGTACAAAGTCGGAGACAGAGGATGTTGTGGCACAGGTACTCTAGAGGTTGCATTGACATGCAACCGTTTGGATGCCACGTGTCCTAATGTTTTGGAGTATGTGTTTTGGGACGGTTTTCACCCTACTGAAAGCGTTTACAAAAAGCTTGTGCCCATTATTGTGCAGAAACATATGCACCAGTTTCAGTGA
- the LOC106763133 gene encoding GDSL esterase/lipase EXL1, with product MFPFMNFPLSFSFSSSSPSSLFRFIVLFIITVLIVCEKTRAVVKLPPNVSVPAVLVFGDSIMDTGNNNNNLATTARSNYPPYGKDFKGGIPTGRFSNGKVPSDLIVEELGIKELLPPYVDSKLEPGELATGVCFASGGAGYDPLTAQTSITISLSGQLGLFREYIGKLKAVVGEERTKFILKNTLYIVVLGSNDISNTYFLTRVRQLQYPNFSAYADFMLSSASTFLKEIYGEGARRIAVFSVPPLGYLPSQRTVGGGIRRDVVVKINDAVQIFNTKLSKQLESLNHNLPDSRMVYIDVYNPLMDIIVNYQKYGYKVGDRGCCGTGKIEVVFLCNRFTPLCSNDLEYVFWDSFHPTESVYKKLISPIIGKYLNKFL from the exons ATGTTTCCTTTTATGAactttcctctttctttttctttttcttcttcttctccttcttcactCTTCCGTTTCAtagtattatttataataacagtTTTGATTGTGTGTGAAAAAACAAGGGCAGTCGTGAAACTGCCACCAAATGTTTCAGTTCCTGCAGTGTTGGTGTTTGGAGATTCGATCATGGACActggcaacaacaacaacaatttagCAACAACAGCAAGGAGTAATTACCCACCATATGGTAAAGATTTTAAGGGAGGGATCCCTACTGGAAGATTCAGTAATGGAAAGGTTCCATCTGACCTTATAG TTGAAGAACTGGGAATAAAAGAGCTTCTGCCACCGTACGTCGATTCAAAGCTTGAACCTGGTGAATTGGCGACTGGTGTGTGCTTTGCATCTGGTGGCGCAGGATACGACCCTTTAACAGCACAAACATCG ATTACCATATCATTATCGGGTCAACTAGGGTTGTTCAGAGAATACATAGGGAAGTTGAAAGCGGTGGTCGGAGAAGAGAGGACCAAGTTCATCTTAAAAAACACTCTTTATATTGTGGTATTAGGAAGCAACGACATTTCCAACACATACTTTTTGACCCGTGTTAGACAACTGCAGTACCCTAATTTTTCTGCATATGCTGATTTTATGCTCTCCTCAGCTTCTACTTTCCTCAAG GAAATTTATGGAGAAGGAGCACGGAGGATTGCAGTGTTCAGTGTGCCGCCACTTGGGTACTTGCCATCTCAGAGAACCGTCGGAGGAGGAATACGAAGAGACGTTGTAGTGAAGATAAACGACGCCGTACAGATCTTTAACACCAAATTGTCAAAGCAACTCGAGTCTCTTAATCACAACCTTCCAGATAGCAGAATGGTGTACATTGATGTTTACAATCCTCTCATGGACATCATAGTCAACTACCAAAAATatg GGTATAAAGTGGGAGACAGGGGGTGTTGTGGCACAGGGAAAATAGAAGTGGTATTTCTATGCAATCGTTTCACTCCATTATGCTCTAACGATTTGGAGTACGTGTTTTGGGACAGTTTTCATCCAACTGAAAGTGTTTATAAAAAGCTTATAAGCCCTATTATTGGAAAATATTTGAACAAGTTCTTGTGA